The Dyadobacter sandarakinus DNA window GCTTTTTTCTTTTTGGGGGTACTGATAAAAACAGGGCGCTTTTTACCGGCAGGACATTATTTTCCCTGCGAGTTCCGCTTTATAATGTTGTTGGAAAAATCAAATAAAAGCGTCACTGCTTACCATTGCAGATAGTTCCGGCGTTATATTTTACCTAAAACCCTTAAAATGAGTTGTATTAAGATGAAAAAAGCAAACGCTGCTTTTGTGTGGCTGTGGATGCTTTGCTTTTTGTTGTGTAAAAGCGCACTCGCACAAACCAGGCCCGCAGCATTGGATTTGAAGGACGGGGATCGGGTTGTCATGCTGGGAAGCTCTGTTTTCGAGAATGATTTTCAGTATGGTTACCTCGAAACCATGCTTACCACCCGCAATCCCGACAAAGGTATCACCTTCCGGAACCTGGGCTGGACGGGCGACAATGTGTGGGGCGAAGCCCGCAGTACCTACACCAACCCGCCTACTCCCTACGAGCATTTGATTGAGGACCTTACCAAATCCCAGCCCACGGTTGTAGTGCTGGGCTACGGAGGCGTGGAAGCTCAGGACGGGATGGCCGGCCTGCCGCACTTCAAAGAAGGGCTTAACAAGCTGATCGACAAGATCGACGGGCTGGGTGCCAAAACCATATTGCTGTCTACCATCCCGGTGATGTCGCCGGATACGGCCCAACATATTGCTCAGCGCAATGCGGATTTGCAGCTGTATTCCCAGGCCCTGTCAGAAGTGGCTTCACAACGTGGAAAAATGTTTGTGGATATCTACAAGTCCATTGATGAGCTGAGTAAAAAAGAGCAGATCATTGAGAATACCGTCCACCTGAATGAGCTAGGCTATTTTCACCTGGCCCAAATTCTGGAAAAAGCATTAGGCCTGGAAGCAGCACCTGCCACCACCACAATCACGCTGGGAAAAGGCGGCCCGCAGGCGTCCAATGCAAGGATACTGCCGCTCGACGGAAATGCCGTGCTTGCGAAGTTCAATGTGATCGATAAGTACCTGCCGCTGCCCGCTCCGGCTGGCTCGCAGGTGATGGACAATGCACGGACAGTCATCGTTTCAGGTCTGAAAAAAGGATTTTATGCATTGATGGCAGGCAATGAGCAGGTAGCATCCGGCTCGGCCAGTGCATGGGCCAAAGGCATTGCCATCGCGCAGGGACCTCAGTTTGAACAAACCAGGTGGATACAGGAAATGGTTAACCGCAAAAATGAGCTGCACTTTTTCCAGTATCGGCCATTGAACCAAACCTACATCATC harbors:
- a CDS encoding GDSL-type esterase/lipase family protein, encoding MKKANAAFVWLWMLCFLLCKSALAQTRPAALDLKDGDRVVMLGSSVFENDFQYGYLETMLTTRNPDKGITFRNLGWTGDNVWGEARSTYTNPPTPYEHLIEDLTKSQPTVVVLGYGGVEAQDGMAGLPHFKEGLNKLIDKIDGLGAKTILLSTIPVMSPDTAQHIAQRNADLQLYSQALSEVASQRGKMFVDIYKSIDELSKKEQIIENTVHLNELGYFHLAQILEKALGLEAAPATTTITLGKGGPQASNARILPLDGNAVLAKFNVIDKYLPLPAPAGSQVMDNARTVIVSGLKKGFYALMAGNEQVASGSASAWAKGIAIAQGPQFEQTRWIQEMVNRKNELHFFQYRPLNQTYIIGFRKYEQGRHVKGLEEQNILIKWLEGQIILKSVPKETVYELKKVE